In the genome of Ananas comosus cultivar F153 linkage group 11, ASM154086v1, whole genome shotgun sequence, one region contains:
- the LOC109717299 gene encoding AMSH-like ubiquitin thioesterase 2 isoform X2, whose translation MVFNSKVLRCRSRRKQSKRFENTTSTDNVEVSPNSAADAKACCTQTETPFQVAVTMARDRDICVYAVKHHYPPIDSCIEDFPPVGRVSLVIQPESRNEYLETSSAESSNSSALRDMHISARLMEEFMVLAGDNTSQNLETCGVLGAFLKNGTFYVTTLIIPKQETTAHSCQALNEEEIHAILDGESLFPAGWIHTHPSQTCFLSSIDLHTQYPYQVMLPEAVAIVMAPTDSTRNYGIFRLTNPGGIAILKECKESGFHSHPDTSDGSPLFECCSNIYINHNLRLEIIDLRSSSPR comes from the exons ATGGTGTTCAACAGTAAG GTGCTGCGTTGCCGTTCAAGGAGAAAACAGAGTAAACG TTTTGAGAACACTACAAGCACGGATAATGTCGAGGTGTCACCGAATTCAGCAGCTGATGCCAAGGCTTGTTGTACACAAACAGAGACTCCCTTTCAAGTGGCTGTTACAATGGCAAGAGATCGTGATATCTGTGTTTATGCTGTTAAGCACCACTATCCTCCGATTGATTCCTGTATAGAGGACTTCCCACCTGTTGGCCGTGTTTCCCTTGTCATTCAACCTGAATCGAGAAATGAGTATTTGGAAACTTCATCTGCCGAGTCCTCAAATTCCAGTGCTCTTCGTGATATGCATATA TCGGCAAGATTGATGGAAGAATTTATGGTACTTGCCGGAGATAATACAAGCCAGAATCTGGAGACTTGTGGGGTTCTTGGTGCTTTCCTT AAGAATGGAACATTCTATGTAACTACCCTAATAATACCAAAGCAAGAAACAACTGCCCATTCA TGCCAGGCATTAAATGAGGAGGAGATACATGCAATACTGGATGGCGAATCTCTCTTTCCTGCAGGATGGATACAT ACGCATCCCTCTCAGACATGCTTCCTATCGTCAATCGATTTGCACACGCAATACCCTTACCAG GTCATGCTACCAGAGGCTGTTGCGATTGTCATGGCTCCAACTGATTCCACAAG GAACTATGGAATATTCCGGCTAACAAACCCTGGAGGGATTGCCATTTTAAAAGAGTGCAAGGAAAGCGGGTTTCATTCACACCCGGATACTTCTGATGGAAGCCCTCTTTTCGAATGCTGCAGCAACATCTACATTAACCATAATTTGCGGTTGGAGATTATCGACCTCCGCTCGTCTTCCCCACGGTAG
- the LOC109717299 gene encoding AMSH-like ubiquitin thioesterase 2 isoform X1, translating to MVFNSKVLRCRSRRKQSKRFENTTSTDNVEVSPNSAADAKACCTQTETPFQVAVTMARDRDICVYAVKHHYPPIDSCIEDFPPVGRVSLVIQPESRNEYLETSSAESSNSSALRDMHISARLMEEFMVLAGDNTSQNLETCGVLGAFLKNGTFYVTTLIIPKQETTAHSVCRSCTKWQCQALNEEEIHAILDGESLFPAGWIHTHPSQTCFLSSIDLHTQYPYQVMLPEAVAIVMAPTDSTRNYGIFRLTNPGGIAILKECKESGFHSHPDTSDGSPLFECCSNIYINHNLRLEIIDLRSSSPR from the exons ATGGTGTTCAACAGTAAG GTGCTGCGTTGCCGTTCAAGGAGAAAACAGAGTAAACG TTTTGAGAACACTACAAGCACGGATAATGTCGAGGTGTCACCGAATTCAGCAGCTGATGCCAAGGCTTGTTGTACACAAACAGAGACTCCCTTTCAAGTGGCTGTTACAATGGCAAGAGATCGTGATATCTGTGTTTATGCTGTTAAGCACCACTATCCTCCGATTGATTCCTGTATAGAGGACTTCCCACCTGTTGGCCGTGTTTCCCTTGTCATTCAACCTGAATCGAGAAATGAGTATTTGGAAACTTCATCTGCCGAGTCCTCAAATTCCAGTGCTCTTCGTGATATGCATATA TCGGCAAGATTGATGGAAGAATTTATGGTACTTGCCGGAGATAATACAAGCCAGAATCTGGAGACTTGTGGGGTTCTTGGTGCTTTCCTT AAGAATGGAACATTCTATGTAACTACCCTAATAATACCAAAGCAAGAAACAACTGCCCATTCAGTATGTCG TTCTTGTACTAAATGGCAGTGCCAGGCATTAAATGAGGAGGAGATACATGCAATACTGGATGGCGAATCTCTCTTTCCTGCAGGATGGATACAT ACGCATCCCTCTCAGACATGCTTCCTATCGTCAATCGATTTGCACACGCAATACCCTTACCAG GTCATGCTACCAGAGGCTGTTGCGATTGTCATGGCTCCAACTGATTCCACAAG GAACTATGGAATATTCCGGCTAACAAACCCTGGAGGGATTGCCATTTTAAAAGAGTGCAAGGAAAGCGGGTTTCATTCACACCCGGATACTTCTGATGGAAGCCCTCTTTTCGAATGCTGCAGCAACATCTACATTAACCATAATTTGCGGTTGGAGATTATCGACCTCCGCTCGTCTTCCCCACGGTAG